In Fusarium falciforme chromosome 9, complete sequence, the following are encoded in one genomic region:
- a CDS encoding FMN hydroxy acid dehydrogenase domain-containing protein, translated as MRTFTLLSPLIAAASAYEQWVNEPDTGLQTFLSASNWTEGSKPALKDIRGVPDFDFAARQVMTDQQYAFYRTAAAGEWAYRHNLEVWEKARLRPHQLASVTGLNETLGVSIFGHNFSAPIFISPAARGAYGDPDRAELNFVDAAAEEDILYVAALYASKTIEEIGAQRKKHDSTIFQQIYSNANLSVTWDAMKRAEAQGVKAFVWTIDAPATSTRHRAARYDTTNANGVTSVLSWELFEEIKSHTKLPIILKGITTTEDALKAVEKGADGIWLSNHGGRQVDYSPSPLEIAYELRRNAPEVFEKTEVLADSGVRYGSDVIKLLALGVKAVGLGRPFMYSNIYGVEGPKKLIQILKTEILADAAQIGINDLHNIPAKVLNTRALERDVYLINEN; from the exons ATGCGTACCTTCACTCTCCTCTCACCGCTCATCGCCGCGGCCTCTGCCTACGAGCAGTGGGTCAACGAACCCGACACTGGTCTCCAGACCTTCCTCTCCGCCTCTAACTGGACTGAGGGATCCAAGCCTGCCCTTAAGGACATTCGTGGTGTCCCCGACTTTGACTTTGCTGCCCGCCAGGTCATGACCGACCAGCAGTATGCCTTCTACCGTACCGCTGCTGCCGGCGAGTGGG CCTACCGCCACAACCTCGAGGTCTGGGAGAAGGCTAGACTCCGCCCTCACCAGCTTGCCAGCGTCACTGGTCTCAACGAGACTCTCGGCGTTAGCATCTTCGGCCACAACTTTAGCGcccccatcttcatctcgcctGCTGCCCGAGGTGCCTACGGTGACCCTGACCGTGCTGAGCTTAACTTTGTTGATGCCGCTGCTGAGGAAGACATTCTCTATGTC GCTGCTCTGTATGCCTCCAAGACTATTGAGGAGATCGGTGCCCAGCGCAAGAAGCATGACAGCACCATCTTCCAGCAG ATCTACTCCAACGCCAACCTGTCCGTCACTTGGGACGCCATGAAGCGTGCTGAGGCTCAGGGTGTCAAGGCCTTTGTCTGGACTATCGATGCCCCTGCCACCTCTACTCGTCACCGTGCTGCCCGCTACGACACCACCAACGC TAACGGTGTCACCTCTGTCCTGAGC TGGGAACTCTTCGAGGAGATCAAGTCTCACACCAAGCTCCCCATCATCCTCAAgggcatcaccaccaccgaggaCGCCCTTAAGGCTGTCGAGAAGGGTGCTGACGGCATCTGGCTCTCCAACCACGGTGGTCGCCAGGTCGACtactctccctctcccctcGAGATCGCCTACGAGCTCCGCCGCAACGCCCCCGAGGTCTTTGAGAAGACCGAGGTCCTCGCTGACAGCGGTGTCCGCTACGGCAGCGACGTCATCAAGCTGCTGGCCCTCGGTGTCAAGGCCGTCGGTCTGGGTCGCCC CTTCATGTACTCCAACATCTACGGTGTCGAGGGCCCCAAAAAGCTGATCCAGATCCTCAAGACTGAGATCCTTGCCGATGCTGCTCAGATCGGCATCAACGACCTCCACAACATCCCCGCCAAGGTG CTCAACACCCGTGCCCTTGAGCGCGATGTCTACCTCATCAACGAGAACTAA